The following is a genomic window from Pedobacter sp. KBS0701.
ATTCATTCTACAAAGACAACTACACCCTTCAGATTAACGAACCGGGCGAATATTATGAACTCACTTTAACCCTCCGATTATGAACTTAAACTGTTATATCATTGACGACGAATACCATTCGATCGAGGTATTGGATAAATATGTTAATCAAACGCCAGGGCTAAAACTCGTTGGCAGTTCCACAAACCCACTACTCGCGCTTGAAGAACTGTGCCACGTCCCCACACCGGACATTATCCTGTTAGACGTTGACATGCCCCAATTGAATGGCCTGGATGTGGCAGACCTCATTGGTTCAGCCTCCAACATTATTTTTACCACTTCCTACCGGGAGTATGCACCGGAAGCATTTGAAAAAGATGCGGTAGATTACCTGCTCAAACCTATCCATTACTCCAGGTTTTTAAAGGCGGTTACCAAAGTACGGTCCAACCTCAGCAGTCAGACCACTCATGTTGCCTCTAGTCCTTTCTTTTTTGTGAAAAGCAATATTAAAGGAAAATTCAACCGCATCACCATCGCGGATATCCGTTACATCGAAAACATCGGCAACTACATCACTATCCACATGAAAGATGAACCAGTAACGACTTACCTCACCTTGGCAGAAGTCCTAACGAAACTACCTGAAGATAATTTTTCGAGAATACACCAATCTTTTATCGTCAACCACGCCCTTATTCAATCCTTAGAATATGGCCAGCTCAGGCTAACAGGTGGAGAGACCATTCCAATCGGCGTGACTTACCGTTCCGCCTTCCGTGAAAAGGTCCAACCGGCCTTACTGATCAGTAAAAGAGACCGGAGTAATCATTAGCCCCGAGGTTTTTCGCGGGCCAAACATGAACTCATATACTTTTGCAGGCAATAGTAAACCAGCAACTCCTGCTGTCTTTGTTTAACCGAAAAAGCCCTGTTCATCTGCATATGCACCAAATCAGCCAAAAGCCGCATTTTCTTTTCAACGGAATAGCGCTTTGTAAGGTTATCTAAAACTGTCATTTGCTTCAAAACCGGAGAAAAATGTTTGGCCAAGCCCTCATTTTTCACCAAGTCCGCTATAGTTGACTTCTTCTTCCTATACTGTCCATCCATTGCCACCGTAAGCGGTTTATCCGCCCTGAACTCTGCCATAAACTGATCCCTAACCTTTGTGCTATAATCCAGCGCATCAGCCCGGTCAGGGAAGAAACAACCGATCATGTGCATGGCAGTCAGGACAGCCACATCAAATTCGTTAAACGGGAGGCTATTGTTTTCCCTGAGTTTTAACAGCAAAACAGCAAAATGGCTTCCAGCGCCGAAAAGCTTTTCCACATCCGAAATAAGATCAGCGCCATACCGTTCTATTTCCCTCCGGTACGTGTCCCCCTGAAAATCCCGGATCAGTTTATCGTGCCCGGACGATTGAATTTTCTTCCGCAAGGCCACCAGCAAACCACCCAGGTCGGCTTCTTCCGCCCGTATTCGCAAGCGGAGGTGATAACCTTTGTCATTATAACGGATAAAAAACCAGTTTTTGATCCGCTTGGCGTAACGCTTGATAAACGGAAAAACAATTTTGACCAGTATTTCATCTGACGCCCTTGGAATACAGAAAATTTTGAGGTACAGCCAATCACTCCCCATTAAAAAATCACGTTGCGCCTCACCATCAGAAAGTACACCATCCGCTTTCGTTCCCTTAAACACTTGCTGGTCATGTGCCAAAAAAGCAATCATCTGCCCGGCTACCGGTTTCCTGCCCGAAAGAACAGACCGGTCAGGCCATAAATATTCCTGAACCGTAATCCGCTTTAGCCCCTGAATGCATTCCATAAAAAATTTTGCCTCTATTGTATTGGCCAGGTCAAAAACCAACTGCTGGTCGGTTGCCCCCAATGAAATGTGGCGGGGCAAGCGGTGCCTGCTGCGAAACCCATCCAGGGCATTCCTCCAATCAAGGGGATCACCTGCAGATAAAATCTCGAGATCAGCCTCCTTAAAACTCCATTTGGCCAGACAGAGGATTACCTTTCGGTAACAGACCCGCGGATAAAAAGGCAGTCCCGGAAAAAAACTTTCCAGACTAAAGGAAAGCCCAGCCTGTATCCCCTGATATTGCAGATCACACAACAACCTGAAAACCGGCGAATGGTTGTTCCGGAAGTTATAGGCCGTAGCCAGGCGTGGAATAACCCTTTTCTTCAGTTTCGACGACTCCAGGATCAGTTCATCCCCCTCCAGCGAAAGCAAAAGTTCACCGGGAAGGATGAGTTTTTCATCCCCCTGAGCCGGAAAGACATTTAACGGTATTTCATAAGGATATATAGCCCTGCGGCGATTGATATTATCCACGTGCAAATCAGACTGCTGGGCAATGTCCGCAAAAACAACGTCAGGATTTGCGGCAGCCTCTCTTTCCGCCAGCGCTTTGCAAAAATCATGCACCGGTTCACTAAAACAGGAAAACCTTCCGATCAGCGAAGTGGCCGTTACCCCACCCGAACTTTCAATGATCAGGTGCTCACCCGTCGAGCGGTATAGGAGCGCCTGCGTCTGGGGTAAAGGCAAAACCGTTTTTTTCAGATTTTCCAGTTCGGTGACATCCGCCTCGCTGATCTGCAGCGGCGCCCAGGGATCACGAAGGCGGTCCCCTACCCACAGCCTGAACACCAACTGCTGGACAGCCCGCCACCCAAGCGTGCGGTTCTGATCTTCAGGTTTAGGAAAAGGAATGTCTTCCAGGATATCCTGATTAGGCATAACCGGGTCCATATCCCCGTAATGCAGTCCCCCATCAGGATCCAAAGCCAGCAGCAAAGGCACCTTTTCCTGATCAAAGCGGGCACGGAAGTCACGGATAAAACGCGACAGATCCGCAGGCTGCTCCGCATTTGATAATAACTGAAGTACATGGACAGCTTTGGACAGTCCCACCTGTTCAGCACGATCAGGTCCTCCAGTATGGTTTGGCCTTTCCAGGGCAGCATAAAATGGCTGGACAAGAGGTTTATTTTCCCGTGCAATTTCCCGGATATCCCCGGCCAAAGCCGATAGTGATGCTTCACCCGATAAGGGAATCCTGCTATAATTTTTCCAGAAAACATTCCAGCCGGGTACACTCAAAAAATCCTCGATGACTTCATTACTGATTATTTTGCCTTGAGTATCATCGAAAACCGCTCCGGCTTTAAGCAAAAACTGGATGTATTCTTCCGCTTCTCCCTCTGAACAATCACTATGCTGCATAACCCAGTTCAAGACCAGATCCCTGGAGATCTTTTTTGAAGATAAAAATGAAAAGAGCTGTACATTGAATTTTTCGGCTGCTATCCCCTGCAAAGAAAAGCTAAACTCCCCCCTATCATCCAAAGATGACTTCGTATAGCGCAAAACGTCATTAAACCGATACAGCGCAGGGTTGGCGATTATTTCTTCTGGCAGGTCAGCCTCCGCCCTGTTCTTCAGTTTCCTTAAAAATTCCTGGTCTGGCAATAGGTGAAGTGCCGATTCATCGCTTCCGGCAAGCCTAACCTGACCGCCTCCTCCCCAATGGAGTAAAGTAAAAGAAGAAAAGCTCCCAAAAGGCGTGGGCCGGAAGCACATCCGGTTATAATATCTGTACAGCGTATGCTTTTGCCTATCAGAGAGTTGATCGAAATCAAATCCTTTTTTTTCAAGCGAGGTATAAAACTCCACACTGGCCAGGAAAACGGCATTTCGGAAAGCCTGTTCCTGAAGCACCTCAGGCAAACGCGAAAGATCATACCCGCTAAAGCTATAATAGGGTGCCCTTAAAAATACCTGTGGCAAAAACCGATAAACCATAGACCTACTTTCTTTCATCTCTTCATCGCTTTAAAGGGTATACTACCCATCTCATACTGTTTTAACTTTTCTAATCCCCGTTAATTTGTTTCATAATTCTTTTACCATGAAAGCAATTTTTAAATCAACCGTTCCACCACTGCTTGTACTGCTATTTATATATGCTGCTTTAAGTAAGCTTTTTACTTTTTCAGACTTTGACCAGCAGCTTCACAACCAGTCTTTTCCGGGCTGGCTAGCAGATTTTCTGTTATATTTCCTGATACCTGTAGAAATCATTACTGCGCTGCTGCTGTGTTTCAAGCGAACTATTAAAACTGGCCTGCTATTTTCATCCGCATTGCTGCTGGCCTTCACCACCTACATCGCCTTGGTCATGCTCCACTTCTGGGACAGGGTTCCCTGTTCATGTGGAGGAATACTCAGTCAAATGGGCTGGACGGCTCACCTGATATTCAACAGCATTTTTCTAATCCTTAACCTCATCGCTTTGTACTGCCATATTGCTGAAAGGGAGGTATCTAAAATAGTCGCCAACGACCAAACAGGGGAAGCTGAAAACCTGCGAAAAGAGTAAGCATCATTTGTTCACTAAAGTTTTTCTGAATGTTTTTTGATGTAATAAAGCATTCGATCTTATGAAAAGTATCAAATTAAACTTTGCTGCTATCGCATTCCTACTTGGAACAGGCATAGCAGTAGCATCTACTGCTCAAAAGGCCAATGTTAAATGGGGTTACAATGGCACCTCTTATGAACCGGTAACCGGCAATTACAGCTGCGAATCCTCTTCCAACCCTTGTACCCGTACTTATCCTGAAGGTCAAAATCCCAATGTCAATGACAGCGGCTACATTTTGCAGGAACTGGGCAACTTTTCCCAGTAGTATCTAATTAACCTTTTGAACCAGCAACCGGCATCTCGCCGGTTGCTTTTTTATTTACCGCTCATTCTGCGCGATACCGCTGGCAACTACCTCTTCGGCCGGAATTGGAAACACATAACGTTTATCTCCCGGCATCAAGGTATAGACTTGGCCGGCAACCGCCCGGGTGATAGTTTTTGCAAAGCGCGGATCTTTGTTGAGCCTCCTGAGGTCTCCCCAACGAAGTCCCCGGAAAGTGAGCTCCTTCCGTCTTTCCTGAAGAACAATCTTTAGGGCGCCCTCCGCATCTGCAGCAGTGAGGGACTGGTAGCTGCCTTTTGCCCAGCGCGTAACCAGCAGGGTATTGAGTTCTTTCATCGCCTCGGCGAACTGGCCAAGCCTGGCCAGCGATTCTGCGCGGATGAGGTACATTTCATCAACTGCCAGGCCGCCGAAAAGCTGCAGGCGGAATCCCGTATATCGCCCCTTCATATAAAAAGGAGCAGTACCTGCGAAGAATATGCTTTTCCTTAAGTCCTTATCTGCATAGAGCTGGTATAATTCATCAGCAACCGTGGTCCTGGTGGAGGAGGTAAATCCATAAGATATGAGTTTATCATAAAAGATTACTTCAGGATTGTCCGCCGCGGGAGAAGAGGGAAATGGATTGGTTGCAGTCTGACTGACGGTATTATAATCCAGCAGGGAATGATTAAGCGCAAGTGATGCTGCCGCATATTTATCCGCCAGTTCATAATTTCCCATATTCAGGTATACCCTAGCCAGTAGTGCCTCCGCTGCAGCCTTTGAGGGACGGCTTTTGAACTGAGTCTGTTGGGGCAATAACTTTTCTGCTTCAAGCAAATCACCAATCACCTGGTTGTAGACCTCCTGCACGGAAGCCCTTCCCACCTTCGCATTCACGTCTGCAGTGAGGCGCAAGGGTACCCCCGGATCCACACCAGCGGTGTTCTGGTCATAGGTTTTGGAAAACAGCTGCACCAGATTATAAAATGCAAATGCCCGGTGGAACAGCGCGCTACCTTTAGTAATGTTCCAGTTGGTCTTAGCTCCATCAGCCCCTTCCAGGTCGCTTAGGCCATCTAAGATGATATTGGTATAAAAGATTTGTTGATAAGGAAGGTTCCAGTCTGTACAAGGCTGGTTTTGATAGAGATCTACAGTCCATAAGTAGCTGTTTTTCTGCATCGCCGTGGTGAATCCAGCCACGCCGGCATCATTGGCGTAATAGTCATCACCTGAAATTTCCTGCAGTGCAGGACTGGTGTTGAATATGGTCAGGTTGTCCATTAAGGAATTGAAATCTTCCAGGGTTGTGGGAATGAGCAGCGCCTTATCAGGCTTTTTCTCCAGGAATTCCTTTTGGCAGGAGCTGAAAAGCAGCCCGGGCAGCAAAAGGAACTGGAGCAAACATAATCGTTTCATAATATTTAGTTTTAATGATTATCAATTCAAAAATCAGCTTTGATACCTACCGCAATCGTTCGGGCGGGTGGGTAATCAGCGGCAGGATAATCCGGGTCAAACCGGGTTTTTGTCGACTTCCAGATGATCCCGATGTTATTGGCATACAAATAGATTTGCACTTTACTGAGCGATAGCTGTTGCAATAGGATTTTACCAAAATCATAAGACAGGCTAATGTCCTGCAGGCGTATATTATCAGCCTTTTCTACAGTTGCCGTAGAAAAATTATAGAAACTGTCCCTCGCCGTATTGATGCTGGCAGGCATTGATGGCAGGGTTGTCAAGAGTTCATCGCCGGGCTTTTTCCAGCGCTCACTGTACCTGCCCTGAAAATAACCCTGTCCGGAAAGAATGTTCGTATAAGAAATACCTGGCTGCCTGAAATAGTAGCCCAGGCGATAGCTGATGTTTGCAGAAAGGGAAAATTGTTTGTAGCTAAAGGTATTGCGCAAGGCGCCATAGCTTACCGGCCGGGCAGGTCCGCTGTAAATCAGGTTATCTGTCGTCGCGGAGGACAATAGCTGTCCATAGTCTTTACTTATTTTGCCACCGAGATACCCCTGAGGATCGCCGTTCTGTTTATCCAGGCCGGCAAAGGCATAACTGTATACTGCATAAAAGGGTTTTCCCTGTAAAGGATAAATTTCGTCGTCGGAAAACTGTGCATACGTACTTGCTGGCTGCTGCAGCGCGTAATCCACCACTTTATCCCTTACGTGGCTAAAGAAGAAACTGGTCTGCCAACCCCACTCACCGACCAAATTCTGACTATTTAAAGTAACATCAATTCCCGCTCCACGGGTATTTGCCGTATTCCCACGAAAAGTGGTGACACCCGATGAGGGGGCAAAAGCAATGTCGCCGATCAGATCCATGCCCCGTTTTAAGTAAGGCTCTATCGTTCCGCTGATCCGGTTATTCCTGGTTGCAAAATCGAACCCAATATTGATCAGGCGGACGCGCTCCCACCTGAGCTCAGGGTTTGGGGGGTTGATGACCTGCGCATACACGGTATTAATGGCATTGCCTGTCACGTAGAGCGCAGTTGTGAAGGCAGAAAGGCTTTTATTCACATTGCCATTATAGCCGTAGGTCAGCCTCATCTTTAAATAAGGGAGCCATTCGAGCTTATAAAAATTCTCCTTATTGATATTCCAGGCGAGTCCCGCCGAATAAAGGGGCACTCCTTGCTGATTTGTTTTCACCCCGAAAAGATTACTCCGGTCAAGCCTCGCACTGGCCGAAAAGGTATAACGGTCCAAAAAAGTATATGCCGCATTCGAATAATAAGAAATATTCCGGTCGGTCAGATCGGTCATGCTGTTATAAAAAGGGATAGCTGCCAGCGAACCTGGAATGGCATACTGGGGAAACTGGCTGATGTAATCAACCCCTAAAGCCGTTGCATGGCTATCGTCATAACCATAAGCGCGGTTGCTGTTCCCCACCGTATGGAAATCACGAAGCTCGTATCCTGCAATGGCGGTGAGACTATGTTTATCATTCCATTGACGGTTAAAATTTAACTGTCCCCTCATGCTTTGACTGGTGGCGGTGAGCTCATTCAGATCGAGTATTGCACCGCGGGGAATGGCATAAGTGAGTTTCCCGTTAGCATCAACTGAAGAATAATTGTTGATCAGGTTCCGGGTAAAATAAGTTTTTTCGCTGCGCAGGTTCCTCCCGTTGGCTATGGTCTGGCCATACTGGTAAAGCAAGGAAAACGAAAGATAAGGCCTTATTTTATAGTTGGCGCCAAAATTGAGACGGTAATCAATGAGTTTCTGGGTTTTATCCGCCAGAAAGATTTCTTCCAGGGGCTTATAACTCCAGTCGAGCAGTCCCCGCTGCTGCGCGGACTCTATGAATCCCTGACGGTAGTCGTGTGTCATCGCAAGGGAATTGCCCGCGGCATCGGCAAGCCGGGCATAGGGATACAGCGAAGGGCCGTTACCCGTATTGAGCCCGATGAGGCTTATCCCGGAATTGTTGGTCACACTAGTGCTCTGGCTATAATAAAACCCGGTCGTGATCTCCAGTTTTTTATTCAGTAAATTCAGGGACTGTCCCCCATTAAAAGTATAGCGGTTCAAAATGTTTCCTACCAGGTTGTCACGGTTATGGTCATATCCTCCTGAGAGGTTAAAACGTTGGCTCTCACTCCCACCACTAAAATTCAGCGCATACTGCTGGTTAACACTCTTATGGTAAAAGTAACGGTCAAAATCTTGGCGCACATCAAGCCCAGCCAAAGCAGAAATTTGCTCATCCGCCTGGGCCGCCGTAATTTTACCATCCCTTCGGGCAATCAGCAATTCCACCACAGGCGTAATCGCCGGATTATTGAAACCCGTTTCGGCATTCAGATAAAAACCCTTGTCAAAAAGCAGTTTTTCAACGCCAATGAAATCCGCAGCAGACATCCTCGGCTGATAAAAGAGATCCGGTTTATCCCCAACCGTCGCGTTCGCAACAAACCCCATTTTCAATGGCTGGTTGTAACGTCCCTTTTTGGTGGTAATCACAATCACCCCGTTACCCGCCCGCGAACCCCAGATCGAAGCCGCAGCAGCATCCTTCAGTACCGAAATACTCTCCACATCATTGGGATTGATCGTATTGATATCCCCGTCATAAGGAAAATTATCCAACACAATCAAAGGACTGGAATTTCCATAAATCGTATTCTGTCCCCGAACACTGATCAGCCCTGCCCCTGCCGACTTTCCTTTATTGAACAGCAAGCCCGGCGTAACATCTTCGAGCCGTTCCAGCACACCGGTACTCACCCTCCGGCTGAGTAGTTTATTGTCCACCTGGACAAAAGAACCCGTAGCCCTTTCCGCCGGAAGCGTCTGGTAACCCGTGGAAACGACAACCTCATTCAACTGGGCTGCGGTAGCAGAAAGCAAAATCTCCACGGGCTGATCACCAGCAGATACCTTCAGGCGAACAGGCTCATAACCCAGGTAGGATACCAAAAGGGTAACCCTGCCCAGGGTGGTTTTTAATGCGAAACTCCCCGTTTGGTCAGTCAGCACCGCAACACCGGATTCTTCCATTTTGACGGTTGCCCCATGCAGGGGAATGCGCCCATCGGCCGCCACAACCCTGCCCTTAATTTCTTTAGCGGGCTGCTGCGCGTCCCCTGCTAAACTGTAAAGCACAAATAGTGCGGTCAGGTATAGTGATAAAATTTTCTTCATAACTAAAATTTGTGAGTTAGCGTTTACGGATAACAAGCATTTCGATCTCCGCAGGTTTTTCCACAAAGCAGAGATCATAGCGGGCCAGCGCCTTATTGATCTGCTCAATACTGCGCATATTGGCCGTGAGCTCCAGGTCAACCATGCCAGTATATCCGGTCTGGTCAATTATCGGAAGCGGATTCGCCTGTAAAGGAACCTGTAACCGTTCAATGAAAACAAAAAGGAAGCAGCTCGTTAATTTGCAGCCAAAGCCGTCCACGTAAACCGAGGGCTGCCCACCCGAGGTACGGAGTTTATCTTTTGATGAGGTACGTACTAAGGCCAGGGCCTGTACTTTCCTTTTTTCCAGCCCTATCCGGTAATCCGAGAAAAACCCTTTGAGCTCATCCTGCATTAAGGCATATGTCCGCGCACTGGACTGCTGGTTAATCATGAGCTCATAACAATATCCCCTGCCCTGCTTTAACCAGTCCAGGAAATCTGCGCTGGCTAGATTTTTCGGATCAAATTCTTCCACCAGGCCATCTTCGAGCACCGTCTCTTTTTTTTCTTTTTTATAGGCTATCCGGAACAGTTCGGGAATGGTCAGGTTACGCCCGGTAATGCGCCTCACCGGCCCGGCTGACTGTACATCCACGTCTTTATAGATGCCCCGCCCGATATTGACCACATAGCCTGACAACTGCGACCGGAAAATACCATCATTAAAATCCGACGCCTCAAAAAACAAAGGCTTACTGGCATCATAGACCATTTTCTCATCCTTTTTAACTTTCAGTTCCAACGAACCTGCATTTAACAAGGCTTTTATATTTTCAGCAGACACCGCCTCCCGGTCGGTTATCGCCTTCACCACCCCATCCGCACCGATCCACACATAATGTGGCAAAGTATGATGCGGAAAAAGCCCCACCAAAGTCGTATCCTCCGTCACCACCGGCAGCGAAAAAACCTTACCCGGCCCCAACCGCTGCAACGCCAGCTTCCTATAAAAAGCATCCACCACCTCAAAAGACTGATAAGCCACCGGAAGGAACTGCACCCGCCCCCTAAACTCCTCCTGCAAAGCCTCCATCTTGGGGATCATCGCCACACAAGGCGAACACCAGGTGGCCCAAAAATCCAGGATCAGCAGCTTTCCCCTAAAAGCCGAAAGCGGCAAAACCGCCAGATTCTGACCCGCCCCATTAAAACCTGAAACATTCCTGATCAGCACATCCGGCACCTGCTGCCCGATCGCGATTCCCTGCTGACCCGCAGACCCAGGCACAGCAACAACAGATATATTTTTATCCTGCCCATACACCCCAAAAAAAGGGCATAGCAATAGCAGGAAGCATAATTTAAGCATCATTTTGATTGATTTAAACGTAAAAAATAATTAAAAACTGAACCGTAAAAGCCCGCCTCTGCCCGATCTCCTAAACCCTCACTCCCTCAACCTTACCCTCCTCCATCAGCACCCGCACCGCCACAACCAACTCAATCAAGCCATCAAACACCTCACCAACCTCCTCCTCACCAATTCCAAGTTCCAGAAAACCCTTTTTATCATTCAACGCATAACCCTGAAAAGACTCCAGCAACACCAGCTTTACCTTGTCAACATTATAGCGATCATAAAATAATTCCAGCACCTGTTGAGCTGTTTTTAAAGAAGGCTTGCCAGAATTATCACCAGACGATATCATAAATAAATGTTTAGAGAGAAATATTTTAACTGATTAAAGCCAGACCAAAGTTTGACTTTAATCATCCGGTTGTATTCTTTGATTAAGGTTGATTGATAAAAGGCAATTGCCACACGGAATAATATCCCAACTTAATCCCGCCATTTGCCGCTGCACCCTTCCCAGACAGTACATACAGCAGGTATTCCAGCCAAAAAGTTCTGAATAATCCCCCCTACAGCAAACCCGTTATATTTTTTAGAAATAAAAGGGAAAACCTAATCGCCAGAGCAAGAACCCGAAAGCAAAAGCATAAGCCCAAAAGCAAAAAAGAAAAAAACAGGGCAGGCCGCATCATCAAAGAACCATAAAAATCATTAACCATTTAGGTCCCCGCCTGCCCTGCCACCCCTTAAACAGGATTCTTCGGCTTTAAAGCATAAAGCCTGTCAAAACGATACTTCTCATTTGGGCCCATACGCTCCGGTTTATATTTGTGTTAAAAAAAACAGGTAAAAACCAGCCCCCTCCGCATGAGAACAGGCGGATACGGACGAACCGTATTGCGAATCAGGAAAAAGATGCTTACCTTGGGATTGCGAAAAACCATTGTAGTACCCTTGCCTAAAAACCAACGGGGCTGGTACCAGGCTAAATTAACCCGCAAGGACTATGTGCGCTCTCCCACATCAACCCCTGCTCATTCGGGCTATTTTATACCTGGTAATTCCGGCACGTACTACGATGGAGAACAGATGACGTTCTTTAATAATAGTTGTAGGGAATACGCTTTTATCACTTCCTTGAAATGATAACCATTGATGGCGCTTAATTTTTTCGTTTTCATAAACGGTAATTTTATGTAAAACGATGTACCCAAAACGCGGAAGGAAACCAGATTGGAAAAACCAATAGGGCGAACTTCAATGCTTTTGCCAGTGGTACCGTCAAGAACCCCTCAAACCGAAGGTTTGAGTTTCACAAAAGACTGACATGAAGCCCGCCCTATTGAATATAAGGTATCGCGAAGATAGCAAAATCCAATAGATACGGCGAACTCACGATCAGCTCATGTGAAAGTTTGACGGTTTTCTGGCATGAGTGACATCGTAAAAAGAAAGGCTTGCACCTCACTCCTATTTGTCGCTATAATTAACTGATAACAAATATAATAAAGTTCGCACCAAAAGCAAACTTTATTTGATTTTTTTTTGATAGATGGGAAGAAAAACTGCTAAGAACACTTTAAAGATCAATCAGATAAAAGAGATTACAAAAAATGTAGGAGCTTCCTCCCGTTTGATTTCGCTTTGGGTTGATGTAGATTATACAACAGTAAGCGGTTGGAATTCGAATACATCTCAACCCAATTACGAAAATCTTAATGAAATAGGTGAGCTTTTAGAAGAAGACAATGGAAATCTTCTTGCATCTCAAGGTCGAAAAAACACAGGACTTGCTAAAGCTTTAGAAAATGAACTACAAAGGTTGCGCAAAGAAGAAGGGTTGCCCTACGAAATTGAGCAACTCGATAAGAAAAAAGGTGTGAAAGTTAAGGTTAATAACCCTAAGTTGATTAGACGGTTGAGAGAATTCGCAGAAGCGTATAAAAAGAAATAGGGAGTTTGTTTGGACAGCTGAGTAATTGGCATGGCAAAAACAAGCTCCCCCCTAATGAAAGATATTAACCCCATTTAATACTATGTTCGTTTAGGGTAACCGTAAATTAAATTCCCCAGTAAGTGGAAATTATGAAAGTAAGAAAACTTACATAATGACAAGTAAATTACAGATAGGAATGATTTATTAGTTAGTTTTTAAATCGAGATTAAGCTTCCTAGCTAGGA
Proteins encoded in this region:
- a CDS encoding SusC/RagA family TonB-linked outer membrane protein, with the protein product MKKILSLYLTALFVLYSLAGDAQQPAKEIKGRVVAADGRIPLHGATVKMEESGVAVLTDQTGSFALKTTLGRVTLLVSYLGYEPVRLKVSAGDQPVEILLSATAAQLNEVVVSTGYQTLPAERATGSFVQVDNKLLSRRVSTGVLERLEDVTPGLLFNKGKSAGAGLISVRGQNTIYGNSSPLIVLDNFPYDGDINTINPNDVESISVLKDAAAASIWGSRAGNGVIVITTKKGRYNQPLKMGFVANATVGDKPDLFYQPRMSAADFIGVEKLLFDKGFYLNAETGFNNPAITPVVELLIARRDGKITAAQADEQISALAGLDVRQDFDRYFYHKSVNQQYALNFSGGSESQRFNLSGGYDHNRDNLVGNILNRYTFNGGQSLNLLNKKLEITTGFYYSQSTSVTNNSGISLIGLNTGNGPSLYPYARLADAAGNSLAMTHDYRQGFIESAQQRGLLDWSYKPLEEIFLADKTQKLIDYRLNFGANYKIRPYLSFSLLYQYGQTIANGRNLRSEKTYFTRNLINNYSSVDANGKLTYAIPRGAILDLNELTATSQSMRGQLNFNRQWNDKHSLTAIAGYELRDFHTVGNSNRAYGYDDSHATALGVDYISQFPQYAIPGSLAAIPFYNSMTDLTDRNISYYSNAAYTFLDRYTFSASARLDRSNLFGVKTNQQGVPLYSAGLAWNINKENFYKLEWLPYLKMRLTYGYNGNVNKSLSAFTTALYVTGNAINTVYAQVINPPNPELRWERVRLINIGFDFATRNNRISGTIEPYLKRGMDLIGDIAFAPSSGVTTFRGNTANTRGAGIDVTLNSQNLVGEWGWQTSFFFSHVRDKVVDYALQQPASTYAQFSDDEIYPLQGKPFYAVYSYAFAGLDKQNGDPQGYLGGKISKDYGQLLSSATTDNLIYSGPARPVSYGALRNTFSYKQFSLSANISYRLGYYFRQPGISYTNILSGQGYFQGRYSERWKKPGDELLTTLPSMPASINTARDSFYNFSTATVEKADNIRLQDISLSYDFGKILLQQLSLSKVQIYLYANNIGIIWKSTKTRFDPDYPAADYPPARTIAVGIKADF
- a CDS encoding TlpA disulfide reductase family protein; its protein translation is MMLKLCFLLLLCPFFGVYGQDKNISVVAVPGSAGQQGIAIGQQVPDVLIRNVSGFNGAGQNLAVLPLSAFRGKLLILDFWATWCSPCVAMIPKMEALQEEFRGRVQFLPVAYQSFEVVDAFYRKLALQRLGPGKVFSLPVVTEDTTLVGLFPHHTLPHYVWIGADGVVKAITDREAVSAENIKALLNAGSLELKVKKDEKMVYDASKPLFFEASDFNDGIFRSQLSGYVVNIGRGIYKDVDVQSAGPVRRITGRNLTIPELFRIAYKKEKKETVLEDGLVEEFDPKNLASADFLDWLKQGRGYCYELMINQQSSARTYALMQDELKGFFSDYRIGLEKRKVQALALVRTSSKDKLRTSGGQPSVYVDGFGCKLTSCFLFVFIERLQVPLQANPLPIIDQTGYTGMVDLELTANMRSIEQINKALARYDLCFVEKPAEIEMLVIRKR